A part of Nitrospirota bacterium genomic DNA contains:
- a CDS encoding purine-binding chemotaxis protein CheW, with protein sequence MDIAKIRKKLKENQQIKSNSKPDTQPELKQDITNEHTIETNTPSGEVMSVSENEVIEEKKESIIKTTDVQAPEIPTISKIEDEIIEFLTFSLMNEEFAFRITHLDEILRYQRIAIVPRMPKYVLGITSLRGKIIPVLSLKLKLSLTDTHDDDNEKKGKILILKGIKGPIGAIVDKVIGVMRIPKSELLPPPSHLSEAESKYVEGVAVIDTQFISILNIEEVTSIK encoded by the coding sequence ATGGATATCGCGAAAATTAGAAAGAAATTAAAAGAAAATCAGCAAATAAAATCTAACAGCAAACCTGATACACAGCCTGAACTCAAGCAGGATATAACTAACGAACATACCATTGAAACAAATACCCCATCCGGAGAAGTCATGTCTGTATCTGAAAATGAAGTGATAGAAGAAAAAAAAGAATCAATAATCAAAACCACAGATGTTCAAGCACCTGAAATTCCTACCATAAGTAAAATAGAAGATGAAATTATCGAGTTTCTTACTTTTAGCCTTATGAATGAAGAATTTGCTTTCAGAATAACCCATCTCGACGAGATTCTCAGATATCAAAGGATAGCAATTGTCCCCAGAATGCCAAAATACGTTTTAGGTATAACCTCACTCAGGGGCAAGATTATCCCTGTACTAAGTTTAAAATTGAAACTTTCTTTAACAGATACACATGATGATGATAATGAAAAAAAGGGAAAGATACTGATTCTTAAAGGAATAAAGGGACCTATTGGAGCAATTGTTGATAAGGTTATAGGTGTCATGCGCATTCCAAAATCTGAACTCCTGCCTCCCCCTTCTCATCTCTCTGAGGCAGAATCGAAATATGTCGAAGGGGTTGCAGTGATCGATACACAATTTATTTCAATCCTGAATATAGAAGAAGTAACTTCAATAAAATGA
- a CDS encoding chemotaxis protein CheA, producing MKASKKEYIAEAEDLLFECQQHILEIQDTYQTTLHPDTINALFRSFHTLKGLSSLFGNKGITDLSHALESLLDDIRLGKITVNEDVVNFLFKNLDILKSAVDSIKDDKEIDLTEHIEAVKTFRESSKEITDEFDIRGLIDESILKVLSEYEEHRLKTNIKNGLGIYLLKAIFDLSTFDTSLDSLIKTIKSKGELISTLPVSSDVPDGSIGFNLMFASNKENNELRQEINNNIDLLVAPKHVTKKLPKRQEQSLKSTTTTVRVDIDKLDRILNTIGELTLAKDAVKRIGAEMSEIHTYSSFIRDVHKISQTLERKIFELQDDVLAIRMVPIGQIFSRLAQVIRRYSREMGKEVKITLYGEDTELDKSLAEEIVDPLMHLVRNSIDHGIETSEERKSKGKLEYGNIILKAYQRGNYVVVEVNDDGRGINLDKVRKKAIENGLLEPHSSIDERELVNFIFTPGFSTKEEVSEISGRGVGMDVVREKLSALGGFTEVQTKKNEGTTFILTLPITLAIIKALLVKVGEIKFAIPLTAISETISVENKDIQTIEWKDVYNLRGEMLPIISLGKVFDIDTTKNDMSFAVVIGFGKRKLGLLVDEILEQQEIVIKTLGEYFKGISGFAGAAEIGRHEVILVLDVESIIDKSLKKQEGFSYV from the coding sequence ATGAAAGCATCTAAAAAAGAATATATTGCTGAAGCAGAGGATTTACTATTTGAATGTCAACAGCATATACTCGAGATACAAGATACCTATCAAACCACATTACACCCTGATACCATTAATGCATTATTTCGCTCATTCCATACTCTGAAAGGACTTTCCAGCCTTTTCGGGAATAAGGGAATAACAGATCTAAGTCATGCCCTCGAGTCATTATTGGATGACATTAGACTTGGTAAAATTACTGTCAATGAAGATGTTGTGAATTTTCTATTCAAAAACCTTGACATATTAAAATCTGCTGTTGACTCGATCAAAGATGATAAAGAAATAGATCTTACAGAACATATTGAAGCGGTAAAAACATTCAGGGAATCATCTAAAGAGATCACGGACGAATTTGATATCAGGGGTCTTATTGACGAATCAATATTAAAGGTTCTGTCAGAATATGAAGAGCACAGGCTAAAAACAAATATTAAAAATGGCTTAGGTATTTATCTTCTCAAAGCAATTTTTGACCTTTCAACTTTCGATACATCTCTTGATAGCCTTATAAAAACCATAAAATCAAAGGGTGAACTTATCTCCACATTACCAGTCTCATCAGATGTACCCGATGGTTCCATAGGTTTTAATCTGATGTTCGCAAGCAATAAAGAAAACAATGAACTCCGACAGGAGATTAACAATAATATCGACTTACTTGTAGCTCCGAAGCATGTTACTAAGAAGCTACCAAAGAGACAAGAACAATCACTTAAAAGTACTACAACTACTGTAAGGGTTGATATCGACAAGCTTGATAGGATATTGAACACCATCGGTGAGTTAACCCTCGCAAAAGATGCTGTAAAGCGGATTGGGGCTGAGATGTCTGAAATACACACCTATTCTTCTTTCATTCGCGATGTTCACAAGATATCCCAGACACTTGAGAGAAAGATATTCGAACTGCAGGATGACGTGCTCGCAATCAGGATGGTACCAATTGGTCAGATTTTTTCTCGGCTTGCACAGGTCATCAGGCGATATTCAAGAGAAATGGGTAAGGAGGTAAAAATAACTCTTTACGGGGAAGATACAGAACTTGACAAATCATTGGCTGAAGAAATTGTTGACCCTCTGATGCATCTTGTAAGGAATTCAATAGATCACGGGATAGAAACGAGCGAAGAAAGAAAATCAAAAGGGAAACTGGAATATGGCAATATAATTTTGAAGGCTTATCAGCGTGGCAACTATGTAGTAGTAGAAGTAAATGATGACGGAAGAGGTATAAATTTAGATAAAGTAAGAAAAAAAGCTATTGAAAATGGATTACTCGAACCTCATTCATCTATTGATGAGAGAGAACTCGTAAATTTCATATTTACTCCAGGTTTCAGCACAAAAGAAGAGGTTAGCGAGATTTCTGGCAGAGGAGTTGGCATGGATGTTGTTAGAGAAAAGCTCTCAGCATTAGGAGGCTTTACAGAAGTGCAGACAAAAAAAAATGAGGGAACAACTTTTATCCTCACATTACCGATTACACTTGCAATAATAAAAGCTTTATTGGTCAAGGTGGGCGAGATTAAATTCGCTATTCCACTTACAGCAATATCAGAAACCATCTCTGTAGAAAATAAAGACATTCAGACTATTGAATGGAAGGATGTTTACAATCTCAGAGGCGAGATGTTACCAATTATCAGTCTCGGTAAGGTCTTTGATATTGACACAACAAAAAATGATATGTCTTTTGCGGTTGTTATTGGTTTTGGAAAAAGAAAGTTAGGGTTGCTTGTTGATGAAATACTCGAGCAACAGGAGATTGTAATAAAAACACTTGGAGAATATTTTAAAGGAATAAGTGGTTTTGCCGGTGCAGCAGAAATTGGGAGACATGAAGTTATACTGGTTCTTGATGTTGAATCTATCATAGATAAATCCCTTAAAAAACAGGAAGGTTTTTCATATGTATGA
- the phnD gene encoding phosphate/phosphite/phosphonate ABC transporter substrate-binding protein, giving the protein MQTKNIVEKHKIRFIFFILALIISGILVSNFFFLLKDKNFIASLIILIIGIAVITFFSFSVAKKLFINPLDHINKAVKSISEANFSFDAGDDELGQILKNLNETVSSLDTMMKTIKNGFHQSLEVGKKLEDDIKKISENTKLESEAILNIASSLEQMNSATAEISQSTESLAISTEQKAVSLDEMVSSISEVSNSAQELSNTVDATSTSIEELSTTIKEVATRAEELASASEETLTATEEITSSIKDVEESAKKSAMLSEKVKNDTATFGITSVEKTIEGIQNIKVSFEKTAMFIKKLGGRSDEIGKILTVIDEITDQTTLLALNAAILAAQAGEHGKGFSVVADEIKDLAERTSFSTREISELIRSVQQELKDAILAMEGGLTSVEEGLKVARDAGDSLKKIVDSSIQSAEMSFFIERSMTEQAKTTKLVANAMERVKNMVSEVARATMEQSKGAILIAKATEKMSDVANLVKSATGEQLINIKQIAESIELVSEKNRHIAKALHEQRMGSNQIFNSVEKIKDIPKNNLVIVSEINQALKELSKNTEFIVKEMENFRFWNRSASSPNNTDVLYFVIEPVGIASGQAFKKFTPLTEFLKKKLQKKIELRVAFNNENVLKDIGQGKIHFSYIAPSTYVNANKKYGTQAVVKTILYGKSSYRSVIIAKKDSEINTLEDLKRRTFAFGETHSLSSYIVPRILLLDAGIDLKDLFHFDYLGSHEEIINAILNGSFDAGGVTEHVANYFQDKLKFIKISNDLPNNVICVNKNLSQKITDKLKSTLIELNDKNTESASILHSIDNQLSGFQVTSDAEFVAIRTMMERLGII; this is encoded by the coding sequence ATGCAAACAAAAAATATAGTAGAAAAACACAAAATACGTTTTATATTTTTTATCTTAGCGTTAATAATCTCTGGCATTTTGGTCAGCAACTTCTTTTTTCTATTAAAGGATAAAAATTTTATTGCATCGTTAATAATTTTAATCATCGGCATTGCTGTCATAACTTTTTTCTCATTTTCTGTCGCAAAAAAACTTTTTATCAATCCATTAGATCATATCAATAAGGCTGTTAAATCGATATCCGAAGCTAATTTTTCTTTTGATGCAGGTGACGATGAACTCGGCCAAATACTTAAAAACCTCAATGAAACCGTTAGTTCTCTTGATACTATGATGAAAACCATAAAAAATGGTTTTCATCAGTCATTGGAAGTGGGGAAAAAATTAGAAGATGATATTAAAAAAATATCTGAAAACACTAAGCTTGAATCTGAAGCAATATTAAACATAGCAAGTTCACTTGAGCAGATGAATTCAGCTACTGCAGAAATCTCTCAAAGCACAGAAAGCCTTGCAATCTCAACTGAACAAAAGGCAGTATCACTTGACGAAATGGTATCAAGCATCAGTGAGGTTTCAAATAGTGCACAGGAACTTTCTAATACAGTGGATGCTACCTCAACATCAATAGAAGAACTCTCAACAACAATCAAGGAAGTGGCAACCAGAGCTGAGGAACTTGCTTCAGCTTCTGAAGAAACACTTACAGCGACAGAAGAAATTACTTCTTCAATAAAAGATGTTGAAGAAAGTGCAAAAAAATCAGCAATGTTATCAGAAAAAGTAAAAAATGATACAGCTACATTCGGCATTACTTCTGTTGAAAAAACTATAGAAGGCATTCAGAATATTAAAGTATCTTTCGAAAAAACAGCTATGTTTATTAAGAAACTTGGTGGTAGATCCGATGAAATTGGTAAAATTTTAACGGTTATTGACGAGATAACCGATCAAACAACTTTACTTGCATTAAATGCAGCTATTCTTGCAGCACAGGCAGGTGAGCATGGTAAAGGCTTCTCCGTTGTTGCTGACGAAATAAAAGACCTTGCTGAAAGGACATCATTCTCTACCCGCGAGATATCCGAACTTATTCGTTCGGTTCAGCAGGAACTTAAAGACGCCATTCTTGCCATGGAAGGCGGCCTTACTTCTGTTGAAGAAGGACTAAAAGTTGCAAGGGATGCGGGTGATTCATTAAAAAAGATTGTAGATAGCTCAATTCAATCAGCAGAAATGTCATTCTTTATTGAACGTTCTATGACTGAACAGGCAAAGACTACAAAACTTGTAGCAAATGCGATGGAGAGAGTAAAAAATATGGTATCAGAAGTTGCAAGGGCTACAATGGAACAAAGCAAGGGAGCAATCCTTATTGCAAAGGCTACAGAAAAGATGAGTGACGTTGCAAATCTTGTAAAATCTGCAACAGGAGAACAACTAATTAATATAAAACAGATAGCTGAATCTATTGAACTCGTCTCTGAGAAGAATCGTCATATTGCAAAAGCTCTTCATGAACAGAGGATGGGCTCTAATCAGATTTTCAATTCTGTTGAGAAAATAAAGGACATACCTAAAAACAATTTAGTTATAGTCTCTGAAATTAATCAAGCATTAAAAGAATTATCAAAAAATACAGAATTCATTGTTAAGGAAATGGAAAATTTCAGATTCTGGAATAGGTCAGCATCTTCACCGAATAATACCGATGTCTTATATTTCGTTATCGAACCTGTGGGTATAGCTTCAGGTCAAGCTTTTAAAAAATTCACTCCCCTGACTGAATTTCTAAAGAAAAAATTGCAGAAAAAGATAGAATTGAGAGTTGCATTCAATAATGAAAATGTGCTTAAAGATATCGGGCAGGGGAAAATACACTTCAGTTATATTGCTCCTTCTACTTATGTAAATGCAAACAAGAAATACGGCACTCAAGCAGTTGTAAAAACAATATTATACGGAAAGTCTTCTTATCGTTCTGTAATCATTGCTAAAAAGGATAGTGAAATCAATACCCTTGAGGATTTAAAAAGACGCACTTTCGCTTTTGGAGAAACTCACTCACTTTCAAGTTATATAGTTCCACGGATTTTATTATTAGATGCCGGTATTGATTTAAAAGATTTATTTCATTTTGACTATCTTGGCTCTCATGAAGAAATAATAAACGCCATACTTAATGGGAGTTTTGATGCCGGGGGAGTTACAGAACATGTCGCAAATTATTTTCAGGACAAATTGAAATTCATAAAAATTTCTAACGACTTACCAAATAACGTTATTTGTGTAAACAAAAACCTATCGCAAAAAATCACTGATAAGCTAAAGTCCACACTTATAGAACTTAATGATAAAAATACTGAAAGTGCTTCCATACTACATTCAATTGATAACCAGCTCAGCGGTTTTCAGGTAACTTCTGATGCGGAATTTGTGGCCATTAGAACCATGATGGAGAGACTTGGAATTATTTAG
- the tadA gene encoding Flp pilus assembly complex ATPase component TadA: MYEEFYGLKQKPFNKTPDPRFLFLSKNHEEALARMQYAVEEKELIVLTGEIGSGKTTLTRALMDSLGEKYRVILIINPRLTSTQFLRTVAKRFDINIPYNFKDSLLDSIYERVYKDFESGITPVIIIDEAQLIPNKDTFEEIRLLTNFQLDTTNLLSLILVGQTDLRRRLNHKAYLPLRQRIGLFYHLKPLTPDEIKSYVEHRLRVSGLEEPIFTDDAIKKLYHYSGGIPRLINSIANSALLDGFGKELRIIDEHIINDAVRELGLNGYREN, translated from the coding sequence ATGTATGAAGAATTTTATGGACTCAAACAAAAACCTTTTAATAAAACCCCTGACCCCAGATTTCTGTTTCTGAGCAAAAATCATGAAGAAGCTCTTGCGCGAATGCAGTATGCTGTTGAGGAAAAAGAGCTCATTGTTCTTACAGGAGAAATTGGAAGTGGAAAAACAACACTTACAAGAGCACTAATGGATTCTCTGGGCGAAAAATACAGGGTAATCCTTATCATTAATCCACGTCTTACATCAACACAATTTTTAAGAACTGTTGCGAAACGTTTTGATATAAATATTCCATATAATTTTAAAGACAGTCTTCTTGACTCAATTTATGAAAGAGTTTATAAAGATTTTGAATCAGGCATAACACCTGTAATAATTATAGATGAAGCACAACTAATCCCCAATAAAGATACATTTGAAGAAATAAGGCTTCTTACAAATTTTCAGCTCGATACAACAAATCTTCTCAGCCTAATACTTGTCGGACAAACAGACCTGAGGCGGAGATTAAACCATAAGGCATATTTACCATTACGACAGAGAATTGGGCTTTTCTATCACCTTAAACCTCTTACACCAGATGAAATTAAAAGTTATGTTGAACATAGATTGAGGGTTTCAGGGCTTGAAGAACCGATATTCACAGATGATGCAATTAAAAAATTATATCATTATTCCGGCGGGATACCGAGACTAATAAACAGTATTGCTAACTCTGCACTTCTTGATGGGTTTGGCAAAGAACTCCGGATAATTGATGAACATATTATCAACGATGCAGTCAGGGAGCTTGGCTTAAATGGATATCGCGAAAATTAG
- a CDS encoding response regulator — protein MKLEISGKSILIVEDSTTTRALIKAIIEEIGDVNIIEAGSGFEALKLLPTQNFNLVITDINMPDINGLELISFIKNNPRYSHIPLIIISTERSEEDKKRGIALGAMAYITKPFKAQELQEIIQQAFAHESI, from the coding sequence ATGAAGTTAGAAATATCAGGAAAATCTATTTTAATTGTTGAAGATTCAACAACAACAAGAGCTCTAATTAAAGCGATAATAGAAGAAATCGGGGACGTTAATATCATAGAAGCTGGTTCTGGATTTGAAGCTTTAAAACTCCTGCCAACACAAAACTTCAATCTTGTAATTACTGACATTAACATGCCTGATATCAACGGCCTTGAACTTATAAGTTTTATTAAAAATAATCCCAGATATAGTCATATCCCATTAATAATCATTAGCACAGAAAGAAGTGAAGAAGATAAGAAAAGAGGTATTGCTTTAGGGGCAATGGCTTATATTACAAAGCCATTTAAGGCTCAGGAACTTCAGGAGATTATTCAACAAGCATTCGCACATGAAAGCATCTAA
- a CDS encoding purine-binding chemotaxis protein CheW — protein MEKLKKFAVFRIGEQDFGIEVIRVVEILNMQKTHTIPELPDFISGVITVRGEVIPLLDLRKRFNVKSPEEEGRIIIVKYDSEKIGLLVDDIKEIISFGTEEIITPPSIFKGVKKKYLSGLGKKNEGIIILLNIDDLLTSEEKIFLKNSERSLEENAGSEKPP, from the coding sequence ATGGAAAAGTTAAAAAAATTTGCTGTTTTCAGAATTGGTGAGCAGGATTTTGGTATTGAAGTAATACGGGTTGTAGAGATTTTGAACATGCAAAAGACCCATACAATCCCCGAACTTCCAGATTTTATTTCAGGTGTAATTACTGTAAGAGGTGAGGTGATACCTCTGCTCGATCTAAGAAAACGCTTTAATGTTAAATCTCCTGAAGAAGAAGGACGCATTATCATTGTTAAGTATGACAGCGAAAAGATTGGGCTTCTGGTCGATGATATAAAAGAAATAATTTCTTTTGGTACCGAAGAAATAATTACTCCCCCGTCAATTTTTAAGGGAGTGAAAAAAAAATATCTATCAGGACTTGGTAAGAAAAACGAAGGAATTATAATTCTTCTCAACATTGATGATCTTCTTACATCGGAAGAGAAAATATTCCTGAAAAATTCTGAAAGGTCTTTAGAAGAAAATGCAGGATCTGAGAAACCTCCTTAA